A region of the Microcoleus sp. AS-A8 genome:
ATCCTCCAGCCTTTTCACGATTCAGCTAAATGCCCTCGAATTTAAGCAGGATTGACTCAGTAGCAGTGGCACAGGAATTTCACATCTCTGTGACTCCCTTAGGAGAAGACGAGTATTTGGTGCGAATTGAACGCGTCGCCCCAGGAGTCCCCTTGGCAGAAGAGCAAGTCCACTGGCCAGTGGAGCATTGGTTAACTCAGGCGCGTCAACTGATGAATGACCCACTCTTGGGCTTGTTGCAGGGCGGTGGGGCGTTGACTGAAGATGTCTTTTTCTTGTCGGAATGGGATGAACCCGCCAATGCATCCACGCGAAATCTGGTTGAGCTAGGCCAGGAACTCTACAATGCTCTGTTTCAAGGTAGCTTGAGAGATAGCTGGATGATGGCGCAAGCGATCGCCCAAAATCAACGTCAGGTTTTGCGGCTGCGTCTAGGATTGAAAGGAACACGCTTACCTCGTTTGCCTTGGGAAGTGATGCACGCGGGCGATCGCCCCCTAGCCACTGGCATCGATGTCGCCTTTTCCCGGTACCAATTGAGTCCAGGACTGTGGAACCCGAACCAGAGGTTCCTCTGTTCACCGAATCAACCCCTGAAAATTCTCATGGTGATTTCGGGTCCGAGTGACCAGGACATGTTGGAACTGGCACAAGAAGCGAGTCACCTACAAGAAGAACTCCAAAGACGGACTCCCAATGGCCCTCCTGCAATTCAACTGACGGTTCTGGAACAACCGGGACGGGAACAACTCACTCAAGCGCTGGAACAAGGTCAATATCAAGTTTTCCATTACGCGGGTCACAGTAATTTAGGTGACTCCGGCGGAGATGTTTACCTAGTCAGTAACAGAACCGGTCTCACAGAAACCCTGAACGGCGACGATTTAGCGGGATTGCTGGTCAATAATGGTGTCCAACTGGCAGTGTTTAACTCCTGTCGCGGTGCCTATACAGCCACATCCAAGGCTGTAGAGAATGGAAAAGAGCGGAATCTGGCAGAAGCGCTGGTGAAACGAGGGATTCCTGGGGTTTTAGCCATGGCGGAGCGGATTCCGGATGAGGTGGCTCTGACCCTGACACGGCTGCTTTACCGCAATCTCAATCAAGGCTATCCCATTGATCTGAGCCTGAGTCGAGCAAGGCAGGGATTGATTTCTGCTTACGGGTCAAACCAGTTGTATTGGGCACTCCCGGTTCTCTATCTCCATCCAGAGTTTGATGGTTTCCTGTCGAATGACACCCAAGAGAAACGGGAAGAACTGTTTGTGATCTCCGAACTTCCTGACCCGCCCTTGGTGCCGAAAGCGGAGGATATCATCTTTACCCGCTCTGCCAGACCCCCCCTGCCCCCAGATGATGAGGATGAGCTAGACAGCTTTTTCCAGGATTTAAATGCTTCAGACGATCCAGACGCGGAAGACCCGGCGGACTTTATTCGGGGTTTGCTCAATCAGATAGAGCCGTCGTCTCCGCCGAACAGTGAAGTGGCACGACCGAATATTGACACGGAACATGGGTCGAGAAATCGCTCAGAGGCGGCGAGTTGGGAATTATCGGCCCATGCCTCTGACTCCACACCGGCTTCACACAGGGAATCCATCAGCGCGTCTTCTGGGGCAACTGGCACATCATCTCCTCAACCGGATACTCGTACCAGCACCACCCAAGTGGTTGAACACACACCCTCTAAGAATTTAAATCGCGGGTGGCAAAAGTTACGTGC
Encoded here:
- a CDS encoding CHAT domain-containing protein, producing MPSNLSRIDSVAVAQEFHISVTPLGEDEYLVRIERVAPGVPLAEEQVHWPVEHWLTQARQLMNDPLLGLLQGGGALTEDVFFLSEWDEPANASTRNLVELGQELYNALFQGSLRDSWMMAQAIAQNQRQVLRLRLGLKGTRLPRLPWEVMHAGDRPLATGIDVAFSRYQLSPGLWNPNQRFLCSPNQPLKILMVISGPSDQDMLELAQEASHLQEELQRRTPNGPPAIQLTVLEQPGREQLTQALEQGQYQVFHYAGHSNLGDSGGDVYLVSNRTGLTETLNGDDLAGLLVNNGVQLAVFNSCRGAYTATSKAVENGKERNLAEALVKRGIPGVLAMAERIPDEVALTLTRLLYRNLNQGYPIDLSLSRARQGLISAYGSNQLYWALPVLYLHPEFDGFLSNDTQEKREELFVISELPDPPLVPKAEDIIFTRSARPPLPPDDEDELDSFFQDLNASDDPDAEDPADFIRGLLNQIEPSSPPNSEVARPNIDTEHGSRNRSEAASWELSAHASDSTPASHRESISASSGATGTSSPQPDTRTSTTQVVEHTPSKNLNRGWQKLRAIPRVWLLIGAMGALAIALLGFLALQSRNPKIGDVTQQNPSIPTLPTTEGTNNVAKLDTPKVTALAIEQFSQGNIAPGLTAVEELLNREALPPAEAALGAVPIAKLDDPAVSFLRGRLAWQSLKKEQNGTGSKNYDLSDARKYWEMARKGQPKSVPYLSALGFAYYTEGNYGRANNAWFEALQVITASQSGGNVAPGTPNRETLNIYAGLALGLRQEAQKQPAAQRASLLSKSLNMRQYVMSNDPVNFQPDALSKNWLWTEKAIQDWRSLLAAK